The following proteins come from a genomic window of Sphaerisporangium rubeum:
- a CDS encoding DUF418 domain-containing protein: MTLGRVDDAPHAAPAASAAPRDRLLGLDVVRAVAILSMTFVHVWPTGWWTPIHPPAAAVPVLGWLDVTLTNRAMSLFIFCAGVSIALVTGGANPPSGRAMSIARRRLAVRSAVMFPLALALLQYGEVILTLYCFWFVMLIPLTRLRARALFTIAAVCAVIGPVLRFVLLNYVGRWPFPHEGFSLLLHPADLLYFVAGPDTLYASALLIGGMAVGRLDLHRREVRARLTAAGGAVVAASLAMWGLAAGPFGGAATLAAVHPSRPGSGELPWIALFIMRPYRMYDISLPMGASMIGLGMLLIGVFLAVTDTRLGGRLLWPVAAMGSVALTCYVLHFLLIAPFNDPLPYSFAVFAGVTVVLIVAAAAWRRRWRRGPLEWLVHRAMVWAVPGDGAPERAGRGLTWRVPGLR; the protein is encoded by the coding sequence ATGACGCTCGGCCGCGTCGACGACGCGCCTCACGCGGCCCCGGCGGCGTCCGCGGCGCCACGAGACCGCCTGCTCGGCCTCGACGTGGTGCGGGCCGTCGCGATCTTGAGCATGACGTTCGTGCACGTGTGGCCCACCGGATGGTGGACCCCGATCCATCCCCCGGCCGCGGCGGTGCCGGTGCTCGGCTGGCTGGACGTCACGCTCACCAACCGGGCGATGAGCCTGTTCATCTTCTGCGCCGGGGTGTCGATCGCCCTGGTCACCGGCGGCGCGAACCCGCCGTCCGGCCGGGCCATGTCGATCGCGCGCCGGCGCCTCGCGGTGCGCTCGGCGGTGATGTTCCCCCTGGCGCTCGCGCTCCTGCAGTACGGTGAAGTGATCTTGACGTTGTACTGCTTCTGGTTCGTGATGCTGATCCCGCTGACCCGGCTGCGGGCCCGCGCGCTGTTCACCATCGCGGCGGTGTGCGCGGTGATCGGCCCGGTGCTGCGGTTCGTGCTGCTGAACTACGTCGGACGGTGGCCGTTCCCCCACGAGGGGTTCTCCTTGCTGCTGCACCCGGCCGACCTGCTGTATTTCGTCGCGGGTCCCGACACCTTGTACGCCTCGGCGCTGCTGATCGGCGGCATGGCCGTCGGCCGCCTGGACCTGCACCGGCGTGAGGTGCGGGCACGGCTGACCGCGGCCGGTGGCGCCGTGGTCGCGGCGTCCCTGGCGATGTGGGGGCTGGCCGCGGGCCCCTTCGGCGGGGCGGCCACGCTGGCCGCGGTGCATCCCTCGCGTCCCGGCAGCGGGGAGCTGCCGTGGATCGCGCTGTTCATCATGCGGCCGTACCGGATGTACGACATCAGTCTCCCCATGGGGGCCTCGATGATCGGCCTCGGGATGCTGCTGATCGGCGTGTTCCTCGCCGTCACCGATACCCGGCTCGGCGGCCGGCTGCTGTGGCCGGTCGCGGCGATGGGCAGCGTGGCGCTCACCTGCTACGTCCTGCACTTCCTGCTGATCGCCCCGTTCAACGACCCGCTGCCCTACAGCTTCGCCGTGTTCGCCGGCGTCACGGTCGTCCTGATCGTGGCGGCCGCGGCCTGGCGGCGGCGGTGGCGCAGAGGGCCGCTGGAATGGCTGGTGCACCGCGCCATGGTGTGGGCCGTGCCGGGTGACGGGGCCCCTGAGCGGGCCGGCCGGGGCCTCACCTGGCGCGTGCCGGGGCTTCGTTAG
- a CDS encoding TetR/AcrR family transcriptional regulator, which translates to MATEYTGAGDPARSLALLWRTRDKPGRKTKGRPGLSVDAIVRAAIEVADADGLAALSMRRVAEHLGVGTMSLYTHVPGKAELLDVMLDTVIGESHRPAVIDGGWRAALEFVARERWSLYQRHPWMLYVATSRPPLGPNVTAAYEYELRAVDGIGLTDLEMDSVVTLIGGYVHGTARGAVEAAQAVQHTGMTDEQWWHAHVPYLTAIMDGSRYPLAARVGAAAGQEHNAAYAPAHAFEFGLQRILDGIEALIRSRTT; encoded by the coding sequence ATGGCCACCGAGTACACCGGCGCGGGCGACCCCGCGCGCAGCCTCGCCCTGCTGTGGCGCACCCGCGACAAGCCCGGCAGGAAGACCAAAGGCCGGCCCGGTCTCAGCGTCGACGCCATCGTGCGGGCCGCCATCGAGGTCGCCGACGCCGACGGCCTGGCCGCGCTGTCGATGCGCCGCGTCGCCGAGCACCTCGGGGTCGGCACCATGTCGCTGTACACGCACGTCCCCGGCAAGGCCGAGCTGCTGGACGTGATGCTCGACACCGTCATCGGCGAGTCGCACCGGCCCGCCGTCATCGACGGCGGCTGGCGCGCGGCCCTCGAGTTCGTCGCCCGCGAGCGCTGGTCGCTGTACCAGCGCCACCCGTGGATGCTGTACGTCGCCACCAGCCGTCCCCCACTCGGCCCCAACGTCACCGCCGCCTACGAGTACGAGCTGCGCGCCGTCGACGGCATCGGCCTCACCGACCTGGAGATGGACTCGGTGGTCACCCTGATCGGCGGGTACGTCCACGGCACGGCCCGCGGCGCCGTCGAGGCGGCCCAGGCCGTCCAGCACACCGGCATGACCGACGAGCAGTGGTGGCACGCGCACGTCCCCTACCTGACCGCCATCATGGACGGCTCCCGCTACCCCCTGGCCGCCCGCGTCGGCGCCGCCGCCGGCCAGGAACACAACGCCGCCTACGCGCCGGCCCACGCCTTCGAGTTCGGTCTCCAGCGCATCCTGGACGGCATCGAGGCCCTCATCCGCTCCCGGACCACCTGA
- a CDS encoding heparan-alpha-glucosaminide N-acetyltransferase domain-containing protein: MSSRVAGESGVDATVLAPGQAVPARPRSRLLGLDVVRAIAIISMIYVHVWPTGWLRAVLAPQEPVAGLLWLDEAVTNRAMSLFVFCAGVSVALMTGGARPPSGAGMSLVRRRLVVRSIAMLPLALVLLEFGESILLSYCVWFVLLLPFTRWTARPLFAAAAVAAVAGPLFRFVMLNYIGEYPFPDEGFSLLLDPAAWPYYLVGPDTPYAAALLFAGMGLGRLDLRPHAVRVRLMAAGAAAVAGSLLMWWAAAVPFGGLRSLAAVRPSRPGGGEMPWISLFMMKPYGMFDISFPMGPMMIGIGFLLVGFFLIVMDHPVWERLLWPLAATGSLALTCYVGHFLLLFPFGNQPPFSFQLFLSVAGFVVVAATLVRGRWRRGPLEYLIHRAMVRLAPDRAAARAAPATVTGAA; encoded by the coding sequence GTGTCCAGCCGTGTGGCAGGTGAGAGCGGCGTCGACGCCACCGTCCTCGCGCCGGGGCAGGCGGTGCCGGCCCGGCCCCGTAGCCGTCTTCTCGGCCTGGACGTGGTGCGGGCCATCGCCATCATCAGCATGATCTACGTGCACGTGTGGCCCACCGGCTGGCTGCGGGCCGTCCTCGCGCCGCAGGAGCCGGTGGCGGGGCTGCTGTGGCTGGACGAGGCCGTCACCAACCGCGCGATGAGCCTGTTCGTGTTCTGCGCCGGCGTCTCGGTGGCCCTGATGACTGGTGGCGCGCGGCCACCGTCGGGAGCGGGGATGAGCCTGGTGCGCAGGCGGCTGGTGGTCCGCTCCATCGCGATGCTGCCGCTGGCCCTGGTCCTGCTGGAGTTCGGCGAGTCGATCCTGCTGTCGTACTGCGTGTGGTTCGTCCTGCTGCTGCCGTTCACCCGGTGGACGGCGCGGCCGCTGTTCGCCGCCGCTGCCGTGGCCGCGGTGGCGGGGCCGTTGTTCCGGTTCGTGATGCTCAACTACATCGGGGAGTACCCGTTCCCCGACGAGGGGTTCTCGCTGCTGCTCGACCCCGCCGCCTGGCCGTACTACCTGGTGGGCCCCGACACCCCCTACGCCGCGGCGCTGCTGTTCGCCGGGATGGGGCTCGGCCGGCTGGACCTGCGGCCGCACGCGGTCCGGGTCCGGCTCATGGCGGCCGGCGCGGCTGCCGTCGCGGGGTCGCTGCTGATGTGGTGGGCCGCCGCCGTGCCGTTCGGCGGGCTCCGGTCACTGGCCGCGGTGCGGCCCAGCCGGCCCGGCGGCGGCGAGATGCCGTGGATCTCGCTGTTCATGATGAAGCCCTACGGCATGTTCGACATCAGCTTCCCCATGGGGCCGATGATGATCGGCATCGGGTTCCTGCTGGTCGGGTTCTTCCTGATCGTGATGGACCACCCGGTGTGGGAGCGGCTGCTGTGGCCGCTGGCCGCCACCGGCAGCCTCGCGCTCACCTGTTACGTCGGCCATTTCCTGCTGCTGTTCCCCTTCGGCAACCAGCCCCCGTTCTCCTTCCAGCTGTTCCTCAGCGTCGCCGGTTTCGTGGTGGTGGCCGCCACCTTGGTACGCGGCCGGTGGCGCAGAGGACCACTGGAGTACCTGATCCACCGCGCCATGGTGCGCCTGGCCCCGGACCGCGCCGCCGCACGTGCGGCCCCGGCCACGGTGACCGGCGCCGCCTGA
- a CDS encoding TetR/AcrR family transcriptional regulator encodes MSSQRPEPLRTVARRNRDRILEVARDALAASGDASLNSIARKAGVGPATLYRHFPTRESLMLAVHRQDVEQLVSLATVLLAGHPPLDALRLWLDRLAHYARIKHGVADVLRAATGDPAAGAPLTGALAVLLEACDRAGVIRPGMGPADVLLLTAFLWHPDPPPGRDQARRLLAVTLDGLRAGATAG; translated from the coding sequence ATGAGCTCGCAGCGGCCCGAACCCCTGCGCACGGTCGCGCGGCGCAACCGCGACCGGATCCTGGAGGTCGCCAGGGACGCGCTGGCCGCCTCCGGTGACGCCTCACTCAACTCGATCGCCAGGAAGGCAGGCGTCGGGCCCGCCACCCTCTACCGGCACTTCCCCACCCGGGAGTCCCTGATGCTGGCCGTCCACCGGCAGGACGTCGAGCAGCTCGTCAGCCTGGCGACCGTCCTGCTCGCCGGTCACCCCCCACTGGACGCGTTACGGCTGTGGCTGGACCGTCTCGCGCACTATGCCCGGATCAAGCATGGCGTGGCCGACGTGCTGCGTGCCGCGACCGGCGACCCCGCCGCCGGCGCACCGCTGACCGGCGCGCTGGCCGTCCTGCTGGAGGCCTGCGATCGCGCCGGCGTCATCCGTCCCGGCATGGGCCCCGCCGACGTGCTGCTGCTGACCGCCTTCCTGTGGCACCCCGACCCGCCTCCCGGCCGCGACCAGGCCCGCCGCCTGCTCGCCGTCACCCTGGACGGCCTGCGGGCCGGCGCCACCGCCGGCTGA
- the accA gene encoding acetyl-CoA carboxylase carboxyl transferase subunit alpha gives MQPHTGPHPAPRASLWTACPGCGTPQFEAHFAGASRVCAACGHSARLGARERLAALADPGSVRPLEVAPVPHDPLRFTDTRPYPSRLAAARRDTGLQEAVLCAEVTVQGRPAVLAVMDFAFLGGSLGCGAGERVTAAAEHALATATPLIVVSASGGARMQEGALALMQMAKTSQAMARLDEAGLLTVSVVTDPTYGGVAASYATLADVIVAEAGAHMGFAGPRVIAGTLGQTLPAGFQTAETLLAGGLVDDVAPRGALRPVLARLLGAASWARDGRPVPAAWRDARPELVRDPGQVPGAGGDPWSAVALARDPGRPTTADYAAVLLDDFRRLRGDRAGGDCPAVVAGLGTADGVPIMLIGHQKGHDTRELVAANFGMATPAGFRTAARLMRLAAKLGVPVVTLIDTPGAYAGVEAEAGGQAHAIAANLRLMARLPVPIVAVVTGEGGSGGALALGVADRVLALSNAVYSVISPEGCAAILWRDAAAAPQAAAALRLCAADLLRHGVVDAVIPEPGGGAHHDPVRTCRLVRTAVTATLRELITLRPGDLVAARHHRYRRFGTVAGGGTGSERSRA, from the coding sequence ATGCAGCCGCACACCGGCCCGCATCCGGCTCCGCGCGCCTCCCTGTGGACGGCGTGCCCCGGCTGCGGCACGCCGCAGTTCGAGGCGCACTTCGCCGGCGCCTCACGGGTCTGCGCGGCCTGCGGCCACAGCGCACGCCTCGGCGCGCGGGAACGGCTCGCGGCGCTGGCCGACCCCGGGTCGGTGCGTCCGCTGGAGGTGGCGCCGGTGCCGCACGACCCGCTCCGGTTCACCGACACCCGTCCCTACCCCTCGCGCCTGGCGGCGGCGCGGCGCGACACCGGCCTGCAGGAGGCGGTGCTGTGCGCGGAGGTGACCGTGCAGGGCCGGCCGGCGGTGCTGGCGGTCATGGACTTCGCCTTCCTCGGCGGCAGCCTCGGCTGCGGCGCCGGTGAACGCGTCACCGCGGCCGCCGAGCACGCGCTGGCCACCGCCACCCCGCTGATCGTCGTCAGCGCGTCCGGCGGCGCGCGCATGCAGGAAGGCGCGCTCGCGCTCATGCAGATGGCCAAGACCAGCCAGGCCATGGCGCGGCTGGACGAGGCCGGGCTGCTGACGGTGTCGGTGGTCACCGACCCCACCTACGGCGGGGTCGCCGCGTCGTACGCCACCCTGGCCGACGTCATCGTCGCCGAAGCCGGCGCGCACATGGGTTTCGCCGGGCCCCGGGTCATCGCCGGCACCCTCGGCCAGACCCTCCCCGCCGGGTTCCAGACCGCCGAGACGCTGCTGGCCGGCGGCCTGGTGGACGACGTGGCGCCGCGCGGCGCGCTGCGGCCCGTCCTCGCGCGGCTGCTCGGCGCCGCGTCCTGGGCCCGCGACGGCCGGCCCGTGCCGGCCGCCTGGCGTGACGCGCGGCCCGAGCTGGTGCGCGACCCCGGCCAGGTGCCCGGCGCCGGCGGCGACCCCTGGAGCGCGGTGGCCCTGGCCCGCGACCCCGGCAGGCCCACCACCGCCGACTACGCCGCCGTCCTGCTGGACGACTTCCGGCGGCTGCGCGGCGACCGGGCCGGCGGCGACTGCCCCGCCGTGGTCGCCGGGCTCGGCACCGCCGACGGGGTGCCGATCATGCTGATCGGTCACCAGAAGGGCCACGACACCCGCGAACTGGTCGCCGCCAACTTCGGCATGGCCACCCCGGCGGGGTTCCGCACGGCCGCGCGGCTGATGCGGCTGGCCGCCAAGCTCGGCGTGCCGGTGGTGACGCTGATCGACACCCCCGGCGCGTACGCGGGGGTCGAGGCCGAGGCCGGGGGGCAGGCGCACGCCATCGCCGCCAACCTGCGGCTGATGGCGCGGCTGCCGGTGCCGATCGTCGCCGTGGTGACCGGCGAAGGCGGCAGCGGCGGCGCGCTGGCCCTCGGGGTGGCCGACCGGGTCCTGGCGCTCAGCAACGCCGTCTACTCGGTGATCAGCCCCGAGGGCTGCGCCGCCATCTTGTGGCGTGACGCCGCCGCCGCGCCGCAGGCCGCCGCCGCGCTGCGCCTGTGTGCCGCCGACCTGCTGCGGCACGGCGTCGTCGACGCCGTCATCCCCGAACCCGGCGGCGGCGCGCACCACGACCCGGTGCGGACCTGCCGCCTGGTCCGTACCGCCGTCACCGCCACGCTGCGCGAACTGATCACCCTTCGCCCCGGCGACCTGGTCGCCGCGCGCCACCACCGCTACCGCCGGTTCGGCACCGTCGCCGGCGGCGGCACCGGCAGTGAGAGGAGCCGCGCATGA
- a CDS encoding acetyl-CoA carboxylase biotin carboxyl carrier protein: MTADITRPGGGATGDAAEQVLDWVVRHAARLGEAGRSPLRRIRVSTATLAVDVEWAGPAHPAPPGAGPAAPSETSATSGTSEPDGPADTAGTWIRSPMVGTFYRSREPGAPPFVEVGDVVEPGQQIGIVEAMKLMNPVQSERRGRVSEITARDGCPVQYDDPLLALAPVD, from the coding sequence ATGACCGCCGACATCACCCGGCCCGGCGGCGGGGCCACCGGCGACGCCGCCGAGCAGGTGCTCGACTGGGTCGTGCGGCACGCCGCGCGGCTCGGCGAGGCGGGACGGTCGCCGCTGCGCCGCATCAGGGTGTCCACCGCCACGCTGGCCGTCGACGTCGAATGGGCCGGCCCCGCGCACCCGGCCCCGCCCGGCGCCGGGCCCGCCGCGCCGTCCGAGACATCGGCAACATCCGGGACATCGGAGCCGGACGGTCCGGCCGACACCGCCGGCACCTGGATCCGCTCACCGATGGTCGGCACGTTCTACCGCTCACGCGAACCCGGAGCCCCGCCGTTCGTCGAGGTCGGTGACGTCGTCGAACCCGGACAGCAGATCGGCATCGTGGAGGCGATGAAGCTGATGAACCCCGTCCAGTCCGAGCGGCGCGGCCGCGTCAGCGAGATCACGGCCCGCGACGGCTGCCCCGTGCAGTACGACGACCCGCTGCTCGCGCTCGCCCCCGTCGACTGA
- a CDS encoding PadR family transcriptional regulator, with translation MSARAMTEPAFLVLTALADLPRHGYGIVAEVDRLSDGGVRLKVGTLYGVLDRLAGDGLVELDREEAWQGRLRRYYRLTDAGARALETEAARLAANVAGARERLRLRHQGGTA, from the coding sequence ATGAGCGCACGGGCGATGACCGAACCCGCGTTCCTGGTGCTGACCGCGCTGGCGGACCTGCCGCGGCACGGGTACGGGATCGTGGCCGAGGTGGACAGACTGTCGGACGGCGGCGTACGCCTGAAGGTCGGCACCCTGTACGGCGTGCTCGACCGGCTCGCCGGTGACGGGCTGGTCGAACTCGACCGCGAGGAGGCGTGGCAGGGCAGGCTGCGGCGCTACTACCGGCTCACCGACGCCGGGGCGCGCGCACTGGAGACCGAGGCCGCGCGCCTCGCCGCCAATGTGGCCGGCGCCAGGGAACGCCTGCGCCTGCGGCACCAGGGAGGCACGGCGTGA
- a CDS encoding ATP-binding protein, whose protein sequence is MSAEWPISDDLSALRSWIRDYAAGAGLGGVRLQDLVLAVNEAAANVLDHAGGDGHVRAWLEGEFVTVEIRDFAGRLVPAHADAGDPGLNRLRGRGLWLMRQLCDEVRIVRRPGGSSVVLRQAVHGPPAFPGPPALPDAAQS, encoded by the coding sequence GTGTCCGCGGAGTGGCCGATCAGTGATGATCTGAGCGCTCTGCGAAGCTGGATCCGCGACTACGCCGCCGGGGCGGGCCTTGGGGGTGTGCGCCTGCAGGACCTGGTGCTCGCGGTGAACGAGGCCGCGGCCAACGTCCTGGACCACGCCGGCGGTGACGGTCACGTGCGTGCCTGGCTGGAAGGGGAGTTCGTCACGGTGGAGATCCGTGACTTCGCCGGACGGCTGGTCCCCGCGCACGCCGACGCCGGGGATCCCGGCCTCAACCGACTCCGCGGCCGGGGCCTGTGGCTCATGCGGCAGCTGTGCGACGAGGTGCGCATCGTCCGCCGGCCCGGCGGCTCGTCCGTCGTCCTGCGCCAGGCGGTCCATGGTCCTCCCGCCTTCCCCGGGCCGCCGGCCCTCCCGGACGCCGCACAGTCCTGA
- a CDS encoding acetyl-CoA carboxylase biotin carboxylase subunit, with protein sequence MFTTVLIANRGEIALRVLRTCREMGVRAVVAHSTADRDTAAVRLADETVQIGPAAPRHSYLSPAALIAAALQTGADAVHPGYGFLSENAQFAEICDAHGVTLIGPPAPVIARLGDKVSAREFAVAAGLPVLPGSTGPAECPAEAARTAAGVGYPVVIKAGAGGGGRAMTVVHDPGDFAAAFAATRQEAATLFGDPRVYVEKYLDAARHVEVQILADAHGQVLHLGARDCSVQRRRQKLVEETPPPGLPPGTAERLGELTVRAARAAGYTGAGTFEYVVDEDGACYFIEVNCRLQVEHPVTEMVTGIDLVREQLLVAAGQRLAYRQQDLTASGVAVECRVNAEDPARGFLPAPGVLDRFEPPGGPFTRVDTHAAPGLVITADYDPLIAKVCVWGPTRAQAIARAQRALEEFTVTGPGVCTNLAFLREVLAHPLFRYAKHTTTLVDQMMSTPVG encoded by the coding sequence ATGTTCACCACAGTACTGATCGCCAACCGGGGCGAGATCGCCTTGCGTGTGCTCCGGACCTGCCGCGAGATGGGTGTGCGGGCCGTGGTGGCCCACTCCACGGCCGACCGGGACACCGCGGCGGTGCGCCTGGCCGACGAGACCGTGCAGATCGGGCCGGCCGCGCCGCGGCACAGCTACCTCAGCCCGGCCGCGCTGATCGCCGCGGCGCTGCAGACCGGCGCCGACGCCGTCCACCCGGGGTACGGGTTCCTGTCGGAGAACGCGCAGTTCGCCGAGATCTGCGACGCGCACGGCGTCACCCTGATCGGCCCACCGGCGCCGGTGATCGCGCGGCTCGGGGACAAGGTGTCGGCCAGGGAGTTCGCCGTGGCCGCCGGGCTGCCGGTGCTGCCGGGCAGCACCGGGCCCGCCGAATGCCCCGCCGAGGCCGCGAGGACCGCCGCCGGCGTCGGGTACCCGGTGGTCATCAAGGCCGGCGCGGGCGGCGGGGGCCGCGCCATGACGGTGGTGCACGACCCCGGGGACTTCGCCGCCGCGTTCGCCGCCACCCGCCAGGAGGCGGCCACGCTGTTCGGCGACCCCCGGGTGTACGTCGAGAAGTACCTGGACGCGGCCCGGCACGTGGAGGTGCAGATCCTCGCCGACGCGCACGGCCAGGTGCTGCACCTCGGGGCACGGGACTGCTCGGTGCAGCGGCGGCGGCAGAAACTCGTCGAGGAGACCCCGCCGCCGGGCCTGCCGCCCGGCACCGCCGAACGGCTCGGCGAGCTGACCGTGCGGGCCGCGCGCGCCGCCGGGTACACCGGCGCCGGGACGTTCGAGTACGTCGTCGACGAGGACGGCGCGTGCTACTTCATCGAGGTCAACTGCCGGCTCCAGGTCGAGCACCCCGTCACCGAGATGGTCACCGGGATCGACCTGGTACGCGAGCAGCTGCTGGTCGCGGCCGGACAGCGGCTGGCGTACCGGCAGCAGGACCTCACCGCGAGCGGCGTCGCCGTCGAATGCCGGGTCAACGCCGAGGACCCCGCGCGGGGCTTCCTCCCCGCACCGGGGGTGCTGGACCGGTTCGAACCCCCCGGCGGGCCGTTCACCCGGGTGGACACCCACGCCGCACCCGGCCTGGTGATCACCGCCGACTACGACCCCCTGATCGCCAAGGTCTGCGTGTGGGGACCCACCCGCGCGCAGGCCATCGCCCGTGCCCAGCGCGCCTTGGAGGAGTTCACCGTCACCGGCCCCGGGGTGTGCACCAACCTGGCGTTCCTGCGCGAGGTGCTCGCCCACCCCCTGTTCCGCTACGCCAAGCACACCACCACGCTGGTGGACCAGATGATGTCCACCCCGGTCGGCTGA
- a CDS encoding putative protein N(5)-glutamine methyltransferase, which translates to MSAPSPSTPSSLFASVVAELRAAGCVFAEDEAQLILATARTHAEVTAMTGRRAAGLPLEHVLGWAAFAGLRVTVDPGVFVPRRRSEFLVGQAVALARPPLTTPLVVADLCCGTGAIGAAVTARLTGALPGPHDPRTGPVPVELHAADVDPAAVRCARRTIAPFGGQAHQGDLYAALPSRLRGRIGLLVASAPYVPTGDIRLLPAEARDHEPRISLDGGADGLDVVRRVAAGAPGWLAPGAHLLLETSPLQAEALARDLTGAGLPARAVTDPGLDAATVIATVTATGTATGTGTAPHEPPRRR; encoded by the coding sequence ATGTCGGCCCCTTCGCCGTCCACCCCTTCGTCTCTGTTCGCGTCCGTCGTCGCCGAGCTCCGCGCCGCCGGATGCGTCTTCGCCGAGGACGAGGCACAGCTCATCCTCGCCACCGCGCGCACCCACGCCGAGGTCACCGCCATGACCGGCCGCCGCGCCGCCGGCCTGCCGCTGGAGCACGTCCTCGGCTGGGCCGCGTTCGCCGGCCTGCGCGTCACGGTGGACCCCGGCGTCTTCGTGCCCCGCCGCCGCAGCGAGTTCCTCGTCGGCCAGGCCGTGGCCCTGGCCCGTCCGCCGCTGACCACTCCCCTGGTGGTCGCCGACCTGTGCTGCGGCACCGGCGCCATCGGCGCCGCCGTCACGGCCCGCCTGACCGGAGCGCTCCCCGGCCCGCACGACCCCCGCACCGGCCCGGTCCCGGTCGAACTGCACGCCGCGGACGTCGACCCCGCGGCCGTGCGGTGCGCGCGGCGCACCATCGCGCCGTTCGGCGGCCAGGCGCACCAGGGCGACCTGTACGCCGCGCTGCCGTCCCGGTTGCGCGGCCGGATCGGCCTGCTCGTCGCCAGCGCACCCTACGTGCCGACCGGCGACATCCGGCTGCTCCCCGCCGAGGCCCGCGACCACGAGCCACGGATCTCCCTGGACGGCGGCGCCGACGGCCTCGACGTGGTGCGGCGGGTCGCCGCCGGCGCACCCGGGTGGCTGGCCCCCGGCGCGCACCTGCTCCTGGAGACCAGCCCTCTCCAGGCCGAGGCCCTGGCCCGCGACCTCACCGGCGCCGGCCTGCCGGCCCGCGCCGTCACCGACCCCGGCCTGGACGCGGCCACCGTCATCGCCACGGTCACCGCCACCGGCACCGCCACCGGCACCGGCACCGCGCCGCACGAGCCTCCGCGTCGGCGTTGA